One Sodalinema gerasimenkoae IPPAS B-353 DNA segment encodes these proteins:
- a CDS encoding type II toxin-antitoxin system RelN family antitoxin translates to MKVFEGMAKVDDRGQLFLDEPLSLKSQTRVKVILSIDDDEADSDDTPVEEVQGSLKQALQEARAGERIPLEQMWEGIDAE, encoded by the coding sequence ATGAAAGTTTTTGAAGGGATGGCTAAGGTTGACGATCGCGGTCAATTGTTTTTAGATGAACCGTTAAGCCTAAAATCACAGACTCGCGTCAAGGTTATTCTCTCGATAGACGACGATGAGGCAGATTCTGATGATACTCCAGTGGAGGAGGTTCAAGGGAGTTTAAAACAAGCATTGCAGGAGGCGAGGGCAGGAGAACGAATCCCCTTGGAGCAGATGTGGGAGGGGATTGATGCCGAGTAA
- a CDS encoding type II toxin-antitoxin system RelE/ParE family toxin, with product MPSNSERVTINLTPEYRKSLKKLAKKYRNIRSDTQGLIERLQQGDILGDRICGFGETLCIYKVRAKNSNIQKGKSSGYRILYLLESGNCILLLTIYSKLEQQDISNAEIQEILDNCDQET from the coding sequence ATGCCGAGTAATTCTGAACGGGTAACCATCAATTTAACCCCTGAATATCGTAAGAGTCTCAAAAAATTAGCTAAGAAATATCGGAATATTCGTTCAGATACGCAGGGGTTAATCGAAAGATTACAACAAGGGGATATCTTGGGCGATCGCATTTGCGGTTTTGGCGAAACCCTCTGCATTTATAAGGTTAGAGCGAAAAATAGTAATATTCAGAAAGGAAAAAGTTCGGGATATCGTATTCTCTACTTGTTGGAATCGGGAAATTGTATTTTATTGTTAACCATTTATAGTAAATTGGAACAGCAAGATATTAGCAATGCTGAAATCCAAGAGATTTTAGATAATTGTGATCAAGAAACATGA